One genomic region from Balaenoptera acutorostrata chromosome 1, mBalAcu1.1, whole genome shotgun sequence encodes:
- the FABP3 gene encoding fatty acid-binding protein, heart yields the protein MVDAFVGTWKLADSKNFDDYMRSIGVGFANRQVANMTKPTTIIEVNGDTITIKTQSTFKNTEISFKLGVEFDETTADDRKVKSVVTLDGGKLVHTQKWNGQETTLVREVVAGKLILTLTHCSAVCTRTYEKGA from the exons ATGGTGGACGCCTTCGTGGGCACCTGGAAGTTAGCGGACAGCAAGAATTTCGATGACTACATGAGGTCAATCG GTGTGGGTTTTGCTAACAGGCAGGTGGCCAACATGACCAAGCCTACCACAATCATCGAAGTGAACGGGGACACAATCACCATAAAAACACAAAGCACCTTTAAGAACACGGAGATCAGCTTCAAGCTAGGAGTGGAGTTCGATGAGACAACAGCAGATGACAGGAAGGTCAAG TCCGTTGTGACGCTGGATGGAGGCAAACTCGTCCACACGCAGAAGTGGAACGGACAAGAGACAACACTTGTGCGGGAAGTAGTTGCTGGGAAACTCATCCTG ACACTCACCCACTGCAGTGCAGTTTGCACTCGCACTTATGAGAAAGGGGCATGA